The Lactuca sativa cultivar Salinas chromosome 2, Lsat_Salinas_v11, whole genome shotgun sequence genome includes a window with the following:
- the LOC111898579 gene encoding cytochrome P450 76T24: MEYQTLFFVLSSLFPLIIYALTSWRRRNSRLPPGPKGFPIIGNLLEFRDKPHQSLAILSKRYGPLMSLKLGSNTSIVISSPDITKEFFNTHDVAFLNRSAPKAIQLGDFHKYSIVWMEAGDQWRKLRRMTKEYMFSVQQLDASEVLRREKVQELVNHVNQCCIEEKPLNVGACAFTTSLNILSNFMFSIDLAEYGPKSTQQFQDLVLQAMQAGAKPGLPDLFPILHSLDPLELIWSENVYAKKMLAIFDKIINDRLRTRSDGVSTKSNDVLDLLLDQHSSFTQNDMRHLFLTLFMAGTDTTSSTLEWAMSELIRNPEKMKIARLEVDKLMQNNNNGNIQESDISQLTYLQAVIKETMRLHPPAPFLIPRQALHDVAIHGFVVPKNAQILCNVWAMGRDPNIWSDPEMFMPERFLDVKIDYKGQDFELIPFGAGRRMCPGLNLANRMLHIILASLIHKFDWKVVGNTRPQDIDMGEKYGITLQKAEPLMVIPIKL, from the exons ATGGAGTATCAAACCCTCTTCTTCGTGCTTTCTTCTCTTTTCCCATTGATCATCTATGCCTTAACCAGTTGGAGAAGGCGCAATTCGCGGTTACCACCAGGACCTAAAGGTTTTCCCATCATCGGAAACCTCTTAGAATTCCGTGACAAACCCCATCAATCTCTTGCCATATTATCTAAACGTTATGGTCCTTTAATGTCACTGAAGCTCGGAAGCAATACAAGCATAGTTATTTCATCTCCTGATATCACCAAAGAGTTCTTTAACACACATGATGTAGCCTTCTTAAACCGATCAGCTCCTAAGGCTATCCAGCTCGGAGACTTTCATAAATACTCTATAGTTTGGATGGAGGCCGGAGATCAATGGAGAAAATTGAGAAGAATGACCAAGGAGTATATGTTCTCTGTTCAACAACTAGACGCTAGCGAAGTACTACGACGGGAAAAG GTACAAGAACTGGTCAACCATGTTAATCAATGTTGTATAGAGGAAAAACCTTTGAACGTAGGTGCATGTGCTTTCACGACGAGTCTCAACATCCTTTCCAACTTTATGTTTTCGATTGATCTTGCTGAATATGGTCCAAAATCAACACAACAATTCCAAGACTTAGTATTGCAAGCGATGCAAGCTGGTGCAAAGCCAGGTCTACCGGACCTTTTTCCTATACTTCACTCGTTGGATCCACTAGAGTTAATATGGTCGGAAAATGTTTATGCTAAGAAAATGTTGGCTATTTTCGATAAGATCATCAATGACAGGTTGCGAACTAGATCTGATGGTGTTTCAACCAAAAGCAATGATGTTCTAGACTTACTGCTCGACCAACACTCTAGTTTTACTCAAAATGATATGAGACACTTATTTTTG ACACTATTTATGGCGGGAACCGACACCACATCAAGCACGTTGGAATGGGCGATGTCGGAACTGATTCGTAACCCGGAGAAAATGAAAATAGCAAGGTTGGAGGTCGATAAACTCATGCAAAACAACAACAATGGAAACATACAAGAATCTGATATCTCGCAACTCACGTACCTACAAGCTGTGATTAAGGAAACTATGAGACTTCATCCTCCTGCCCCTTTTCTTATCCCTCGCCAAGCCCTACATGACGTTGCTATTCATGGTTTCGTTGTGCCTAAAAATGCACAAATTTTGTGTAACGTTTGGGCTATGGGTCGAGACCCAAACATATGGTCAGACCCAGAAATGTTCATGCCTGAGAGGTTTTTGGACGTGAAGATTGACTATAAAGGCCAAGATTTTGAGCTTATTCCATTTGGTGCAGGAAGGAGGATGTGTCCAGGATTGAATCTTGCTAATAGAATGCTACACATAATATTGGcatctttaattcataagtttgaTTGGAAGGTTGTGGGAAATACTAGACCTCAAGATATTGATATGGGAGAAAAGTACGGGATCACTTTGCAAAAGGCTGAACCACTCATGGTTATCCCTATCAAACTTTGA